In Mercenaria mercenaria strain notata chromosome 13, MADL_Memer_1, whole genome shotgun sequence, a single window of DNA contains:
- the LOC128547893 gene encoding cysteine and tyrosine-rich protein 1-like, with protein MYTKMKNFFLSFVFGVIQIGFSRAGYYCTNYNYAGNYHYCENGCCDSWPYETCCSNEAWLGWAIAGGVIGGILLISLAVCVVCALVKQKGKTGRVIQPSQGQGQVQPPVYTSTVSHMTAYPQSQGYYPQYTTTVTHNPTAPPAPPPAYQTLYGQQQQQPLPPLPTGLQQQGNNQIV; from the exons ATGTATactaaaatgaaaaacttttttctgAGTTTTGTGTTTGGAGTAATACAGATTG GATTCTCACGAGCCGGGTATTACTGCACAAACTATAACTATGCGGGCAATTATCATTATTGTGAGAATGGGTGCTGTGACTCCTGGCCGTACGAGACATGTTGTTCCAACGAGGCATGGTTGGGCTGGGCCATTGCTGGGGGTGTGATAGGTGGCATACTTCTCATCAGTCTTGCTGTGTGCGTCGTCTGCGCTCTCGTCAAGCAAAAGGGAAAAACGGGCCGGGTTATACAGCCAAGCCAAGGACAGGGACAGGTTCAACCCCCAGTCTATA CTTCAACGGTATCTCACATGACAGCGTATCCACAAAGTCAAGGATATTACCCGCAATACACAACCACCGTTACACACAACCCGACAGCCCCACCCGCTCCCCCACCTGCTTATCAGACTCTGTAtggacaacaacaacaacaaccactaCCGCCACTACCTACTGGTTTGCAACAACAGGGAAACAATCAGATTGTATGA
- the LOC123529364 gene encoding zinc finger CCHC-type and RNA-binding motif-containing protein 1-like → MSGGIAPSKSTIYVSNFPFSLTNNDLHKIFEKYGKVVKVTIVKDRVTRKSKGVAFVLFLQRDAAYQAVRALNKTQLFGRTIKCTIAKDNGRATEFIRKKNYPDKSKCYECGEEGHLSYKCPHNILGEREPPPKKTKKEKKREREEKIDFYNLSESDSDEQGEDPKADSLAAAIQYQQQKLSEESATTSYAAATNYLSLEDFSEPKRKRYKKDAYFSDEEEIDDDT, encoded by the exons ATGAGTGGCGGCATTGCACCCAGCAAAAGTACAATCTATGTGTCAAATTTTCCATTCTCACTTACCAACAACGATCTTCACAAGATTTTTGAGAAATATGGAAAAGTTGTAAA GGTGACAATAGTGAAAGACAGAGTAACAAGGAAGAGTAAAGGTGTAGCATTTGTACTTTTTCTCCAGAGAGACGCGGCATATCAGGCTGTGAGAGCACTCAACAAAACACAG tTGTTTGGAAGAACAATCAAGTGTACAATAGCTAAAGACAATGGGCGAGCAACAGAATTTATACGTAAGAAGAATTACCCAGACAAATCCAAGTGTTATGAATGTGGA GAAGAAGGGCATTTGAGCTATAAGTGTCCTCATAACATCCTGGGTGAAAGAGAACCTCCGCCGAagaaaacaaagaaggaaaagaAACGAGAAAGGGAGGAAAAAATTGACTTTTATAACCT ATCAGAATCTGATTCTGATGAGCAAGGTGAAGATCCAAAAGCTGACAGTTTGGCAGCAGCTATACAGTATCAG CAACAGAAGCTTTCAGAAGAATCAGCAACCACGAGTTATGCTGCTGCCACTAACTATTTATCTTTGGAAGATTTCAGTGAGCCAAAGAGAAAACGTTACAAGAAGGACGCTTACTTTAGTGATGAGGAGGAAATTGATGATGACACTTGA